Proteins encoded by one window of Chryseobacterium foetidum:
- a CDS encoding TonB-dependent receptor, producing the protein MKGFVFLGLTVAANFLNAQTADTVAVREIEAVSFTRRLPVAKEIISVQRDLDSKNLGQDLPMLLKNQTSVISTSDAGNGVGYTGFRIRGVAGRGINVMMNGVPFNDSESQGTFFVNVPDLTSSASQVVIQRGVGTSNNGVSAFGASINIISKEPEEKFYFKTDDSYGSFNTYKYSAEIGSGKFWKDRLSVMGRYSHIHSDGFIDRASSDLHSYNFTALFEEGMTKLRLMTFGGKEKTYQAWNGVDRKTWETNPRYNFSGAIYDANWENIVGFYDNETDNYRQNHYQLLWEQGLNENWSLETTLHYTKGRGYYENYKQGDPFARYNLPDINGEEYSDFIRKKWLNNDFYGVVSTLYGKFENLDLNFGVVGNQYYGRHYGNVTDVFNPQIVESEYYRNRSVKNEVAGFAKALVTVNNFEFFGDLQLRNIDYDTKILQAGDFEGADLNKNWLFFNPKAGVNYKIGGGKVFISYAHAQREPNRDDLISDNDVKSEKLHDFEAGFEKQFGKVAFTANLYYMYYLNQLVLNGQISNIGEFIRTNSGKSYRRGIEVGALAKVSKQFEISANVSASQNQNLDFKIENTSGIQNLGDTKISFSPNLIANLTLKYSPVKNFQFILTNQYVGKQYLDNTQTQDLQLNDYLLTDFNAQYDFKIKKQEVALKLLVNNILNQKYVNNGYVYNGPVYFSQAGTNFMFGISWKIQ; encoded by the coding sequence ATGAAAGGATTTGTTTTTTTAGGGCTTACCGTAGCCGCCAATTTTCTAAATGCTCAGACTGCAGACACCGTTGCTGTAAGAGAAATCGAAGCAGTAAGCTTTACCAGACGACTTCCCGTTGCAAAAGAAATTATCAGTGTACAGCGGGATCTCGACAGCAAAAATCTCGGACAGGATCTTCCGATGTTGCTGAAAAACCAGACTTCAGTAATTTCTACTTCAGATGCCGGAAATGGCGTTGGATACACGGGTTTCAGGATTCGTGGGGTTGCCGGAAGAGGAATTAATGTGATGATGAACGGTGTTCCGTTTAACGATTCTGAAAGTCAGGGAACTTTTTTTGTGAATGTTCCGGATCTTACGAGCTCGGCGTCGCAGGTTGTTATTCAGCGGGGTGTGGGAACTTCAAACAATGGAGTTTCAGCGTTTGGGGCGAGTATTAATATCATTTCAAAAGAGCCTGAAGAGAAGTTTTATTTTAAAACTGATGACAGTTACGGTTCATTTAATACGTATAAATATTCAGCGGAAATAGGTTCGGGCAAATTCTGGAAAGACCGTCTTTCTGTGATGGGACGCTATTCTCACATTCATTCCGATGGATTTATCGACCGCGCTTCATCTGATTTACATTCCTATAATTTTACAGCTTTATTTGAAGAAGGAATGACAAAACTCCGTCTGATGACTTTTGGAGGAAAGGAAAAAACCTATCAGGCATGGAATGGGGTAGACAGAAAAACATGGGAAACCAATCCGAGATATAATTTTTCAGGTGCAATTTATGATGCCAACTGGGAAAATATTGTTGGATTTTACGATAACGAAACAGATAACTACCGACAGAACCACTATCAGTTACTTTGGGAACAGGGTTTAAATGAAAACTGGAGTCTTGAGACGACACTTCACTACACGAAAGGCCGTGGTTACTATGAAAATTACAAACAGGGCGATCCTTTTGCGAGATACAATCTTCCGGATATTAATGGCGAAGAGTATTCAGATTTTATCAGAAAAAAATGGCTGAATAATGATTTCTACGGCGTTGTTTCTACATTGTATGGAAAATTTGAAAATTTAGATCTGAATTTTGGTGTTGTCGGAAATCAATATTACGGAAGACATTACGGAAATGTAACTGATGTTTTCAATCCTCAGATTGTAGAATCTGAATATTACCGAAACCGTTCGGTGAAGAATGAAGTGGCAGGTTTTGCAAAAGCTTTAGTTACTGTCAATAATTTTGAATTCTTCGGAGATCTTCAACTGAGAAATATAGATTACGACACAAAAATTCTTCAGGCAGGCGATTTTGAAGGTGCTGATTTAAACAAAAACTGGCTGTTTTTTAATCCTAAAGCCGGTGTAAATTATAAAATCGGTGGCGGAAAAGTATTTATTTCTTACGCCCACGCTCAGCGCGAACCGAATCGTGATGATTTAATTTCAGACAACGATGTGAAATCTGAAAAACTTCACGACTTTGAAGCAGGATTTGAAAAGCAGTTTGGTAAAGTTGCTTTTACGGCCAATCTTTATTATATGTATTATCTGAATCAGTTGGTTTTAAACGGACAGATCAGCAATATCGGAGAGTTTATCAGAACCAATTCCGGTAAAAGTTACAGACGTGGGATTGAGGTTGGGGCTTTGGCGAAAGTTTCAAAACAGTTTGAAATTTCTGCGAATGTGAGTGCAAGCCAGAATCAGAATTTGGATTTTAAGATTGAAAACACATCGGGGATTCAGAATCTGGGAGATACGAAAATTTCTTTTTCTCCGAACTTAATTGCCAATTTAACTCTGAAATACAGTCCGGTAAAAAATTTCCAGTTTATCCTGACGAATCAATATGTCGGAAAGCAATATTTAGACAATACCCAAACTCAGGATTTACAGCTTAACGATTATTTGCTGACAGATTTTAATGCACAATATGATTTTAAGATCAAAAAACAAGAAGTTGCTTTGAAGCTTTTAGTTAATAATATTTTAAATCAGAAATACGTTAACAATGGCTATGTTTACAACGGTCCGGTTTACTTTTCTCAAGCGGGCACCAACTTTATGTTTGGCATAAGCTGGAAAATTCAATAA
- a CDS encoding WG repeat-containing protein, producing the protein MMTLKISTKMTLMAFTLLSLLISSQSKALKSKPVTKSVAKKTAVQKSVPDNFLPKGVVALDEEVPLLIPQKKDGKYGYVNQNGKFIIQPEYHIALFFGEDCNLLYSPNEKVKKFGSKNYATVDKGGVSYRINMSGKIVYTYKPADLGVCRAEYKKARFHAYRLNGKYGLIEDGRFVNPADKKQFTIYPAYDFLFVMETNDVANPMIIAANNDKFGIIDTKNQIVIPFEYRDIKRNYSWKLGNMFEVTKDDVNYYYIDIHNKSYR; encoded by the coding sequence ATGATGACTCTAAAAATTTCTACTAAGATGACCTTAATGGCATTTACTCTGTTGAGTTTACTCATCAGTTCTCAATCTAAAGCTCTAAAATCCAAGCCTGTGACAAAGTCTGTGGCGAAAAAAACTGCAGTTCAGAAATCTGTACCCGACAATTTTTTACCAAAGGGTGTTGTAGCCCTTGATGAGGAAGTTCCTCTGCTTATTCCGCAGAAAAAAGACGGGAAATATGGTTATGTAAATCAAAACGGGAAATTCATCATTCAGCCGGAATACCACATTGCCCTATTTTTTGGTGAAGACTGCAATCTTTTGTATTCGCCCAACGAAAAAGTAAAAAAGTTTGGTTCAAAAAACTATGCAACCGTCGACAAAGGTGGGGTTTCTTACCGAATTAATATGTCCGGAAAAATTGTGTACACCTACAAACCTGCAGATTTGGGAGTTTGCAGGGCAGAATATAAAAAAGCCCGATTCCATGCCTACCGCCTGAATGGAAAGTACGGTTTAATAGAAGACGGTCGGTTTGTAAATCCTGCTGATAAAAAACAGTTCACGATCTATCCTGCCTACGATTTTCTGTTTGTAATGGAAACCAATGACGTGGCAAACCCAATGATTATCGCCGCCAATAACGATAAATTCGGAATTATTGATACCAAAAACCAAATTGTAATCCCTTTTGAATACAGAGATATCAAAAGAAATTACAGCTGGAAACTCGGGAATATGTTTGAAGTAACCAAGGATGATGTCAACTATTACTACATCGATATTCACAACAAATCGTACAGATAA
- a CDS encoding bifunctional aconitate hydratase 2/2-methylisocitrate dehydratase, with the protein MNIYQDYIQEIEERKTQGLHPKPIDGADLLSAIIEQIKDTANEYRADSLKFFIYNTLPGTTSAAGVKAKFLKEIILGESAVAEITPTYAFELLSHMKGGPSIGVLLDLALGNDETVAKQAAEVLKTQVYLYDADTARLKEAYEAGNVIAKDILESYAKAEFFTKLPEVAEEIKVVTFIAGEGDISTDLLSPGNQAHSRSDRELHGKCMITPEAQEEIKALQAQHPDASVMLIAEKGTMGVGSSRMSGVNNVALWTGKQASPYVPFVNIAPIVAGTNGISPIFLTTVDVTGGIGIDLQNWVKKTDENGNPVRNENGDIVLEEKYSVATGTVLTINTKEKKLYNGETELKDISKSFTPQKLEFIKAGGSYAIVFGKKIQTFAAKTLGITAPTVFAPSKEISIEGQGLTAVEKIFNRNAVGVTDGKLLHAGSDVRVEVNIVGSQDTTGLMTAQELESMAATVISPIVDGAYQSGCHTASVWDKKAQANIPKLMKFMNEFGVITARDPKGEYHAMTDVIHKVLNDITVDEWAIIIGGDSHTRMSKGVAFGADSGTVALALATGEASMPIPESVKVTFKGDMKEHMDFRDVVHATQAQMLKQFDGENVFQGRIIEVHIGTLPADQAFTFTDWTAEMKAKASICISEDDTLIESLEIAKSRIQIMIDKGMDNHNQVLQGLINKANKRIEEIRTGEKPALTPDSNAKYYAEVVVDLDIIVEPMIADPDVNNDDVSKRYTHDTIRDLTFYGGEKKVDLGFVGSCMVHKGDLKIVSQMLKNIEKKNGKVEFNAPLVVAAPTYNIIDELKAEGDWEFLEKYSGFEFNDNAPKGEARTQYENMMYLERPGCNLCMGNQEKAEKGDTVLATSTRLFQGRVVEDSERKKGESLLASTPVVVLSAIIGRIPSIEEYKAAVEGIDLTTFVPSIKELVTVGH; encoded by the coding sequence ATGAATATTTATCAGGATTACATCCAGGAAATCGAGGAAAGAAAAACACAGGGGCTTCACCCCAAACCAATTGACGGCGCAGACTTACTGAGCGCAATTATTGAGCAGATCAAAGATACAGCAAACGAGTACAGGGCTGATTCTCTTAAATTTTTCATCTACAACACTTTGCCCGGTACAACAAGTGCAGCAGGTGTAAAAGCTAAATTTTTAAAGGAAATTATTCTTGGTGAATCTGCAGTCGCAGAAATTACTCCAACTTACGCTTTTGAATTGTTGTCTCACATGAAAGGTGGACCTTCAATAGGTGTTTTGCTTGATCTGGCTCTGGGAAATGACGAAACTGTTGCAAAGCAGGCCGCTGAAGTTCTTAAAACTCAGGTTTATCTGTACGATGCTGATACAGCCCGTTTGAAAGAAGCTTACGAAGCAGGAAATGTAATCGCTAAAGATATTTTGGAAAGCTATGCAAAAGCAGAATTTTTCACTAAACTTCCTGAAGTTGCAGAAGAAATTAAAGTGGTAACATTTATCGCTGGTGAAGGTGATATCTCTACCGATTTATTGTCTCCGGGAAATCAGGCTCACTCGCGTTCAGACAGAGAATTGCACGGAAAATGTATGATTACGCCTGAAGCTCAGGAAGAAATCAAGGCTTTACAGGCTCAACATCCGGATGCAAGTGTAATGCTTATCGCTGAAAAGGGAACAATGGGAGTTGGTTCTTCCCGTATGTCCGGTGTAAATAACGTTGCACTCTGGACGGGGAAACAGGCAAGTCCTTACGTACCTTTCGTGAACATTGCTCCAATCGTAGCAGGAACAAACGGTATTTCTCCAATTTTCTTAACAACAGTTGACGTAACCGGAGGTATCGGAATCGACCTTCAGAACTGGGTGAAGAAAACTGACGAAAACGGAAATCCTGTGCGTAATGAAAACGGCGATATCGTTTTGGAAGAAAAATATTCTGTGGCTACAGGAACTGTTCTTACCATCAATACCAAAGAAAAGAAATTATACAACGGAGAAACTGAACTGAAAGATATTTCAAAATCATTTACTCCTCAAAAATTAGAATTCATCAAAGCGGGCGGATCATACGCTATCGTTTTTGGTAAGAAAATCCAGACTTTTGCTGCAAAAACTTTAGGAATTACAGCTCCAACGGTTTTCGCTCCTTCAAAAGAAATTTCTATCGAAGGACAAGGCTTAACTGCCGTTGAAAAGATCTTCAACAGAAATGCAGTAGGAGTTACCGATGGCAAATTATTACACGCAGGTTCAGACGTACGTGTAGAAGTAAACATTGTAGGTTCTCAGGACACAACAGGTCTGATGACCGCACAGGAACTTGAATCTATGGCTGCAACCGTGATTTCTCCAATTGTTGACGGAGCTTATCAATCAGGTTGTCACACTGCTTCAGTTTGGGATAAAAAAGCGCAGGCCAATATTCCTAAATTAATGAAATTTATGAACGAATTCGGTGTGATCACAGCACGTGACCCGAAAGGTGAATACCACGCAATGACAGATGTTATTCACAAAGTTCTAAACGATATTACGGTTGACGAATGGGCAATCATCATCGGTGGAGACTCTCACACAAGAATGTCTAAAGGTGTTGCTTTCGGAGCTGACTCCGGAACGGTAGCGCTTGCTTTGGCAACAGGTGAAGCTTCAATGCCGATTCCTGAATCTGTGAAAGTGACTTTCAAAGGAGACATGAAAGAGCACATGGATTTCCGTGATGTTGTGCACGCAACTCAGGCTCAGATGTTGAAACAATTTGACGGTGAAAACGTTTTTCAGGGAAGAATTATTGAGGTCCATATCGGAACACTTCCTGCTGACCAGGCCTTTACATTCACAGACTGGACTGCAGAAATGAAGGCAAAAGCTTCTATCTGTATTTCTGAAGATGATACTTTAATCGAATCACTGGAAATTGCAAAAAGCAGAATCCAGATTATGATCGACAAAGGAATGGATAATCACAACCAAGTTCTTCAGGGCTTAATCAATAAAGCAAACAAAAGAATCGAGGAAATCAGAACGGGTGAGAAGCCAGCGTTGACTCCAGATTCCAATGCAAAATATTATGCAGAAGTAGTCGTTGACCTTGACATCATCGTTGAGCCAATGATTGCCGATCCGGATGTAAACAACGACGACGTTTCTAAAAGATACACGCACGACACTATCAGAGATCTTACGTTCTACGGTGGTGAGAAAAAAGTTGACCTTGGTTTTGTCGGTTCCTGTATGGTTCACAAAGGCGATTTGAAAATCGTTTCTCAGATGTTGAAAAATATCGAAAAGAAAAATGGTAAAGTAGAATTCAACGCTCCATTGGTTGTGGCGGCTCCTACTTACAATATCATCGACGAGCTGAAAGCTGAAGGAGACTGGGAATTTTTAGAGAAATATTCAGGTTTTGAATTCAATGACAACGCTCCTAAAGGTGAAGCACGTACTCAATATGAAAACATGATGTATCTTGAGCGTCCAGGTTGTAACCTTTGTATGGGTAACCAGGAAAAAGCTGAAAAAGGAGATACTGTTTTGGCTACTTCTACAAGACTTTTCCAGGGAAGAGTAGTTGAAGATTCTGAGCGTAAAAAAGGTGAATCTTTGTTGGCATCAACTCCTGTTGTAGTTTTATCGGCAATTATCGGAAGAATTCCAAGCATCGAAGAGTACAAAGCTGCTGTAGAAGGTATTGATTTGACTACTTTTGTTCCGTCTATTAAAGAATTGGTAACTGTTGGTCATTAA
- a CDS encoding WG repeat-containing protein, whose protein sequence is MSKFFLLLILFLLTVSCSKLSSNNDFSYDLIPVEVDGKWGYIDESGEYIINPQFTIAQLFKEDLAVVANEDSLLGYINKKGNYIIKPTFLWATNFSDGLAFVTHKNGFIICINNQGKEQFILKEIESASEFSENLSLVNVSGKFGFIDKMGKFVIKPQFDYAASFKEGLAIVGKNNEKTGYDSPNMLYGFIDKNGQLVINYQFKSAESFSEGLATVSIADNKYGVIDKKGKYIFSPKYGCILPYKNDLAAFNLSQDGGESNNRGFLDKKGNVVINPQYNDSGSFNQSLASVRSDKNFGYINTAGNFIINPQFENAGDFFSNLAAVKIGGKVGFINDKGKYIITPQFTKTFPTAFNTILEFNGLYRGNFDFVERDFYDSTKLIEQFFNRSNKLGLFGLYKNKKLLEVVEDKNLNNLKLGSAHGELIQIVSGEENNPDLLIEDTDSVSISHINDFIVRKVNMNFRKNSKTFLATDSELVSVEIYLELLNGAMQKEEVIAKRFQKELLKRYGVKSTFDSNNLVLKGTDSKNLKISLHFNSVENTF, encoded by the coding sequence ATGTCTAAATTTTTTTTGTTACTAATTTTGTTTCTGCTTACTGTTAGTTGTTCAAAATTATCAAGTAATAACGATTTTTCTTATGATCTTATTCCTGTAGAGGTTGATGGTAAATGGGGATATATTGATGAGAGTGGAGAATATATTATAAATCCTCAATTCACAATAGCACAGTTGTTTAAGGAGGATTTGGCTGTTGTTGCAAATGAAGACAGTCTTCTTGGATATATTAATAAAAAAGGTAACTATATTATTAAACCTACATTTCTTTGGGCAACTAATTTTAGCGATGGATTAGCCTTTGTAACTCATAAAAATGGATTTATTATATGTATTAATAATCAGGGTAAGGAACAATTCATATTGAAAGAAATCGAGTCAGCTAGTGAATTTTCAGAAAACCTCTCCTTAGTAAATGTTTCTGGTAAATTCGGTTTTATTGATAAGATGGGTAAATTTGTTATAAAGCCACAATTTGACTACGCTGCGAGTTTTAAAGAAGGTTTGGCAATAGTTGGAAAGAATAATGAGAAAACTGGCTATGATAGTCCTAATATGCTTTATGGGTTTATTGATAAGAATGGACAATTAGTGATAAATTATCAATTTAAATCTGCTGAAAGTTTTAGTGAAGGATTAGCAACAGTTTCGATAGCAGATAATAAATATGGTGTAATTGATAAAAAAGGAAAATATATTTTTAGCCCCAAATATGGATGTATACTTCCATATAAAAATGATTTGGCAGCGTTCAATCTATCACAAGATGGGGGAGAAAGTAATAATAGAGGTTTTTTAGACAAAAAAGGAAATGTTGTAATTAATCCTCAGTACAATGATTCTGGTAGCTTCAATCAATCTTTAGCTTCCGTTAGGTCAGATAAAAATTTTGGTTATATTAATACTGCAGGAAATTTTATAATTAATCCTCAATTTGAAAATGCCGGCGATTTTTTTTCAAATTTAGCTGCTGTAAAAATTGGAGGAAAGGTTGGTTTTATAAATGATAAAGGTAAATATATTATTACTCCGCAATTCACTAAAACATTCCCAACAGCATTTAATACAATTTTAGAATTTAATGGTTTGTATAGAGGTAATTTTGATTTTGTTGAAAGAGATTTTTATGATTCCACCAAATTGATAGAGCAGTTTTTTAATCGGTCTAATAAATTAGGTCTTTTTGGATTATATAAAAATAAAAAGTTATTAGAGGTTGTTGAGGATAAAAATTTAAATAATCTAAAACTTGGAAGTGCTCACGGAGAACTTATTCAGATTGTATCTGGGGAAGAAAATAATCCAGATTTGTTAATAGAGGATACCGATTCGGTTTCAATATCTCATATTAATGATTTTATTGTAAGAAAAGTTAATATGAATTTTAGAAAGAATTCTAAAACATTTTTAGCAACAGATTCTGAGCTTGTTTCAGTTGAAATTTATTTGGAGTTATTGAATGGCGCTATGCAAAAAGAGGAAGTAATTGCTAAAAGATTTCAAAAAGAACTACTCAAAAGATATGGTGTAAAAAGTACTTTTGATTCTAATAATTTAGTTTTAAAAGGTACTGATTCTAAAAACCTAAAAATATCACTTCATTTTAATTCTGTTGAAAATACTTTTTGA
- a CDS encoding aconitate hydratase: protein MTFDIDMIKKVYERYPERIAAAREITGKPLTLSEKILYTHLWEGNATKEHERGNSYVDFAPDRVAMQDATAQMALLQFMQAGKPKVAVPSTAHADHLIQARVGAESDLQEGINKNSEVFNFLGSVCDKYGIGFWKPGAGIIHQVVLENYAFPGGMMIGTDSHTVNAGGLGMVAIGVGGADAVDVMAGMAWELKMPKLIGVKLTGKMSGWTSAKDVILKVAGILTVKGGTGCIVEYFGEGAESFSATGKGTICNMGAEIGATTSTFGYDDSMRRYLAATGRQDVVDAADQIAEHLTGDAEVYTNPEQYFDQVIEINLSELAPHLNGPFTPDLATPVSEFKAKAEANGWPIEVEWALIGSCTNSSYEDLSRAASIVEDAVAKGVKPKAILGINPGSEQVKFTAERDGFLDSFRKFENARIFTNACGPCIGQWDREGADKGEKNSIIHSFNRNFAKRADGNPNTHAFVASPEMVAAIAISGRLDFNPITDTLTAENGEQIKLNEPSGSELPSKGFAVDDNGYQAPSEDGSSVEVKVSPTSDRLQLLEEFPAWDGKNITGARVLIKAFGKCTTDHISMAGPWLKYRGHLDNISNNMLIGAVNAYNMETNKVKNQLDGAYGEVPAVQRAYKAAGIPSIVVGDQNYGEGSSREHAAMEPRHLGVKAVLVKSFARIHETNLKKQGMLGLTFADEADYDKIQEDDVVNFLDLDQFAPNKQLTLEFIHTDGSKDIVMANHTYNDQQIDWFKAGSALNLIKQQEN from the coding sequence ATGACTTTCGACATTGACATGATTAAAAAAGTGTACGAACGCTATCCTGAACGCATTGCAGCAGCAAGAGAAATTACAGGAAAACCGTTGACACTTTCAGAAAAAATTCTTTACACCCATTTATGGGAAGGAAACGCAACAAAGGAACATGAAAGAGGAAATTCCTACGTGGATTTCGCTCCGGACAGAGTTGCCATGCAGGATGCAACGGCTCAGATGGCACTTTTACAGTTTATGCAGGCAGGAAAACCTAAAGTTGCTGTTCCGTCGACCGCTCACGCTGATCACCTGATTCAGGCAAGAGTAGGTGCAGAATCGGATTTACAGGAAGGAATCAACAAGAACTCTGAGGTTTTCAACTTCTTAGGTTCTGTTTGTGACAAATACGGAATCGGTTTCTGGAAACCAGGAGCCGGAATTATCCACCAGGTAGTTTTAGAAAATTATGCATTCCCTGGAGGAATGATGATTGGAACAGATTCTCACACGGTAAACGCCGGAGGTTTAGGAATGGTTGCCATCGGTGTCGGTGGTGCTGATGCCGTTGACGTAATGGCCGGAATGGCTTGGGAACTGAAAATGCCAAAATTAATCGGTGTAAAACTGACCGGAAAAATGTCTGGCTGGACTTCAGCAAAAGACGTTATCCTAAAAGTTGCCGGAATTCTTACCGTAAAAGGAGGAACAGGCTGCATTGTCGAATACTTTGGCGAAGGTGCTGAGTCTTTTTCCGCAACCGGAAAAGGTACAATCTGCAACATGGGTGCTGAGATTGGTGCGACTACCTCTACATTTGGTTATGATGATTCGATGAGAAGGTATCTGGCGGCCACTGGAAGACAGGATGTAGTGGATGCCGCAGATCAGATTGCAGAACATTTAACAGGTGATGCCGAAGTTTACACAAATCCTGAACAGTATTTTGATCAGGTGATTGAAATTAACCTTTCAGAATTGGCTCCTCATTTGAACGGGCCTTTCACACCGGACTTGGCGACTCCAGTTTCTGAATTTAAAGCAAAAGCAGAAGCGAACGGATGGCCAATTGAAGTGGAATGGGCATTGATCGGTTCCTGTACCAATTCTTCGTACGAAGATCTGTCGAGAGCGGCTTCGATTGTTGAAGATGCCGTTGCAAAAGGTGTAAAACCAAAAGCTATTTTAGGAATCAATCCAGGTTCTGAGCAGGTAAAATTTACTGCTGAAAGAGACGGATTCTTAGATTCTTTCAGAAAATTTGAAAACGCAAGAATCTTTACCAATGCTTGTGGCCCTTGTATCGGGCAATGGGACAGAGAAGGTGCTGATAAAGGCGAGAAAAACTCGATCATCCACTCTTTCAACAGAAACTTTGCAAAAAGAGCTGATGGAAATCCTAATACCCATGCATTCGTAGCTTCACCTGAAATGGTTGCTGCGATTGCGATTTCAGGAAGGTTAGATTTCAATCCAATTACAGACACTTTGACCGCTGAAAATGGTGAGCAGATAAAATTAAACGAACCAAGTGGCTCAGAATTACCATCAAAAGGTTTTGCTGTGGATGACAACGGTTACCAAGCGCCATCAGAAGACGGTTCGTCAGTTGAAGTAAAGGTAAGTCCGACTTCAGACAGACTTCAGTTGCTTGAAGAATTCCCTGCTTGGGACGGTAAAAATATTACCGGAGCGAGAGTTTTAATTAAAGCTTTCGGAAAATGTACTACTGACCACATCTCTATGGCTGGACCATGGTTGAAATACAGAGGTCATTTGGATAATATCTCCAACAACATGTTGATTGGAGCCGTAAATGCTTACAACATGGAAACCAACAAAGTAAAAAACCAGCTGGATGGTGCTTACGGCGAAGTTCCTGCTGTACAGAGAGCTTACAAAGCTGCAGGAATTCCTTCGATTGTTGTGGGAGATCAGAACTACGGTGAAGGTTCTTCAAGAGAGCACGCTGCGATGGAGCCGAGACATTTAGGTGTAAAAGCGGTTTTGGTAAAATCATTTGCAAGAATTCACGAAACTAACCTTAAGAAACAGGGAATGTTGGGATTAACTTTTGCAGATGAAGCAGATTACGATAAAATTCAGGAGGATGATGTGGTGAACTTCTTGGATTTGGATCAGTTTGCTCCAAATAAGCAACTGACTTTGGAATTCATCCACACAGACGGAAGCAAAGACATTGTAATGGCAAACCACACCTACAATGATCAGCAGATTGATTGGTTTAAAGCAGGTTCCGCTTTGAATTTGATCAAGCAACAGGAAAATTAA
- a CDS encoding LytR/AlgR family response regulator transcription factor has product MKKIKCMIVDDEPLAVSLLRNYVEKIPFLELVFSSENPVEALEFIQKNEVSLAFLDIQMPELSGINFMKIVGDKMKYILTTAYSEYALEGYEHNVIDYLLKPISFDRFNKSIQKVQERFSFNETNEPHHFFVKSSGQQHRIHFNEILYVESIKDYVNIKTAAHEYIVLDTLKSMENQLPENFTRVHKSFILNLNEIKSLGSKKVILNSGHEVPIGDMYKSNLLEKLK; this is encoded by the coding sequence ATGAAGAAAATTAAATGCATGATTGTGGACGACGAGCCGCTTGCCGTTTCGCTCCTAAGAAATTACGTCGAAAAAATTCCGTTTCTCGAACTTGTTTTCTCGTCAGAAAATCCTGTTGAGGCTTTGGAATTTATTCAGAAAAATGAAGTCAGTCTTGCTTTTCTGGATATTCAGATGCCCGAATTATCCGGAATTAATTTCATGAAAATAGTCGGCGATAAAATGAAATATATTCTCACAACCGCGTACTCCGAATATGCTCTGGAGGGCTATGAACACAATGTAATCGACTATCTTTTAAAACCGATTTCTTTCGACCGTTTTAATAAAAGTATTCAAAAAGTTCAGGAGCGTTTTTCTTTTAATGAAACCAATGAGCCTCATCATTTTTTCGTAAAATCTTCGGGTCAGCAGCATCGGATTCATTTTAATGAAATTCTTTATGTAGAAAGCATCAAAGATTACGTCAATATCAAAACCGCAGCTCATGAATATATCGTTTTGGATACTTTAAAATCAATGGAAAATCAACTTCCTGAAAATTTTACAAGAGTTCATAAGTCGTTTATTTTAAATTTAAATGAAATTAAAAGTTTAGGTTCAAAAAAAGTCATTCTCAATTCAGGACATGAAGTTCCCATCGGAGATATGTACAAATCAAATCTTCTGGAAAAACTTAAATAA